Proteins co-encoded in one Sulfurimonas sp. HSL1-2 genomic window:
- a CDS encoding aminoacetone oxidase family FAD-binding enzyme, with protein sequence MEYDVAILGGGAAGLMAAARLNERGGLSVCVVEGNAKPGAKIRISGGGKCNLTNVSVSEHNYLGDEALVRSVLKRFDDSALLKWVRARGCEPVVRKARYYFCPRSAQELIDILLKSAEGVRFFLGHKIETVRHDDEGFIVTTDKRTLKARNVIVATGGVSYASVGATDIGLKIAESFGIETVPFRPALAGMTLQKEQFWMKAMTGISFPVTIHVGEKRLREDMLFAHRGISGPAVLSASLYWEKGMITIDFLDGLSVEGVLKRGGNKKIATAIPLPKRFVTQFLDALGVSDKPCSAVTAEEKVMLKTLNAYTFAPAGTFGFTKAEVSKGGVACSALQAYSCESRDVRGLYFVGEVVDVTGELGGYNFQWAFASGRCAADHITAV encoded by the coding sequence GTGGAGTATGATGTAGCCATTCTCGGCGGCGGTGCGGCAGGTCTGATGGCTGCGGCCCGCCTGAACGAACGGGGCGGTCTGTCCGTCTGTGTCGTTGAGGGCAATGCCAAACCGGGTGCCAAGATCCGTATCAGCGGAGGCGGAAAGTGCAACCTCACCAATGTCTCCGTTTCCGAACACAACTACCTCGGCGATGAAGCCCTGGTGCGGAGCGTACTGAAACGGTTTGACGACAGCGCCCTGCTGAAGTGGGTGCGTGCGCGGGGCTGCGAGCCTGTTGTCCGCAAAGCGCGCTACTATTTCTGCCCGCGCAGTGCCCAGGAACTCATCGATATCCTGCTCAAATCCGCCGAAGGGGTCCGCTTCTTCCTTGGACACAAAATCGAGACGGTCCGGCACGATGATGAAGGCTTTATCGTTACGACGGACAAAAGGACGCTCAAGGCACGGAACGTGATCGTCGCCACGGGCGGGGTCAGTTACGCCTCAGTGGGCGCGACAGATATCGGCCTGAAGATTGCCGAAAGTTTTGGGATTGAAACGGTGCCGTTCCGTCCGGCATTGGCGGGGATGACGCTGCAAAAAGAGCAGTTCTGGATGAAGGCCATGACGGGGATCAGTTTTCCGGTGACGATACATGTCGGCGAAAAACGTCTCAGGGAGGATATGCTTTTTGCCCACCGCGGTATCAGCGGTCCGGCCGTCCTGTCCGCGTCGCTTTACTGGGAGAAGGGGATGATCACGATCGATTTCCTTGACGGCCTTTCTGTCGAAGGGGTGTTGAAACGGGGCGGGAACAAAAAAATCGCCACCGCGATTCCGCTGCCGAAACGTTTTGTAACACAGTTCCTTGATGCTCTGGGGGTATCTGACAAGCCCTGCAGTGCAGTGACAGCAGAAGAAAAAGTAATGCTGAAAACATTGAACGCCTATACGTTTGCCCCGGCCGGAACCTTCGGGTTTACGAAAGCGGAGGTGAGCAAAGGGGGTGTTGCCTGCAGCGCACTGCAAGCCTATTCATGCGAGAGCAGGGACGTGCGGGGGCTCTATTTTGTCGGGGAGGTCGTCGACGTCACGGGCGAACTCGGCGGTTATAATTTCCAGTGGGCTT
- the rimO gene encoding 30S ribosomal protein S12 methylthiotransferase RimO has protein sequence MSTKKLHIVSLGCTKNLVDTEVMMGRLQSYELTQESEDADVIIVNTCGFIDAAKEESLNTVLSLDASRKEDSVLVMAGCLSERYKEELSKELSEVDIFTGVGDYDKIDELLAAKQSRFSDEVYLIDGAERVVTGSTYHAYVKLSEGCNQSCSFCAIPSFKGKLHSRTLESIAVEVEGLVKKGYYDFSFISQDSSSFLRDQGFKDGLIQLIKRVELIEGVRSARILYLYPTTTSMKLLETIAKSKTFHNYFDMPIQHIDDGMLKIMKRGAGREQTQMLLDYMRKLPESFVRTSFIVGHPGETGESFRAMCDYARDFGFDRINVFAYSDEEGTSAFERTDKVDADTIAERAEILGAIAEEAKLASLQKMVGSEITLVIDGESDEHEYLLSARDLRWAPEIDGEIYVNDNALDEELSFGVPYRAKITELVGETLTATVTGHA, from the coding sequence ATGAGTACAAAAAAACTGCATATCGTCTCGTTGGGGTGCACCAAGAACCTCGTGGATACCGAAGTCATGATGGGACGGCTACAATCGTACGAACTGACCCAGGAGAGCGAAGATGCCGACGTCATCATCGTCAACACCTGCGGCTTTATCGACGCAGCCAAGGAGGAGTCCCTTAATACGGTCCTGAGCCTCGATGCTTCCCGCAAGGAGGACTCTGTCCTTGTCATGGCCGGCTGCCTCAGCGAGCGCTACAAGGAAGAACTGAGCAAAGAGCTCAGCGAGGTCGACATCTTCACCGGTGTCGGCGACTATGACAAGATCGACGAACTCCTGGCTGCGAAGCAGAGCCGCTTCAGCGACGAGGTCTACCTGATCGACGGTGCCGAGCGCGTCGTCACCGGCTCTACCTACCACGCCTATGTCAAACTCTCCGAGGGGTGCAACCAGAGCTGTTCATTCTGCGCCATCCCCTCCTTCAAAGGCAAGCTCCACTCCCGGACACTGGAGAGTATCGCCGTCGAGGTCGAGGGGCTTGTAAAGAAGGGGTATTACGACTTCAGTTTCATCTCCCAGGACTCCAGCTCCTTCCTCCGCGACCAGGGCTTCAAAGACGGGCTCATCCAGCTTATCAAACGCGTCGAGCTGATCGAAGGGGTCAGAAGTGCACGTATCCTCTACCTCTATCCGACGACGACATCGATGAAACTGCTGGAGACGATCGCGAAGTCGAAAACCTTCCACAACTACTTCGATATGCCGATCCAGCACATCGACGACGGTATGCTCAAGATCATGAAACGCGGTGCCGGCCGGGAACAGACGCAGATGCTGCTCGACTACATGCGCAAGCTGCCGGAGAGTTTCGTGCGTACCAGTTTCATCGTCGGCCACCCGGGTGAAACGGGTGAAAGCTTCCGGGCGATGTGCGACTATGCCCGTGATTTCGGTTTTGACCGCATCAACGTCTTTGCCTACTCCGACGAAGAGGGCACAAGCGCCTTTGAACGCACTGACAAGGTCGACGCTGATACGATCGCAGAACGCGCCGAGATCCTGGGCGCTATTGCCGAAGAGGCGAAACTCGCTTCCCTGCAGAAGATGGTCGGCAGCGAGATCACCCTCGTCATCGACGGTGAAAGCGACGAGCACGAATACCTCCTCAGCGCCCGCGACCTCCGCTGGGCCCCGGAGATCGACGGGGAGATCT